Sequence from the Erythrobacter insulae genome:
TTGCGTTCGCTCATGCCTTTACTCCGGCGCCGCGCGCGGCCTCTGCATCAGGGTCCAGCGGCCAGCGCGGCCGCGCCTTGAAATCGAGCGGTGCGCTTTCATTCAGCGGCAGCCGTTCACAGCCAGCCCAGGCGATCATCGCGGCATTGTCTGTACACAGCGCCAAAGGCGGCGCGACAAATCGCATCGTGTGCTTTTGCGCCAATGCCTCAAGCGCGCTGCGGATGGTCATGTTCGCAGCAACCCCGCCTGCGACCACCAGCGAAGGCATCGCTGGTGACCCGGCAATCGCTTTTTCTAGCCGATCAATCAGGCAATCGACGGCCGCCTGCTGAAAACTCGCCGCGATATCGGCTGGCTTGTGATCGCCGCTTTCGACCGCGCGCAGCACCGCGCTTTTCAAACCGGCAAAGGAAAAGTGCGGTTCGCCGGAGCCTTTTAACGGGCGGGGCAGGGGTACGGCGGCGGCATCGCCTTCACGTGCCAGTTTTTCAACCGCCGGGCCGCCGGGATAGCCGAGGCCAAGGATCTTGGCGGTTTTATCGAAGGCCTCACCCAGCGCATCGT
This genomic interval carries:
- the tsaD gene encoding tRNA (adenosine(37)-N6)-threonylcarbamoyltransferase complex transferase subunit TsaD, with protein sequence MTVQSTTPEAQKLVLGIESSCDETAVALVTDDRRIIAQRIASQDKEHAPYGGVVPEIAARAHAERLAPMIEAVLDDAKLTLDDVDAIAATAGPGLIGGVMVGLVSAKALAMASDKPLLAINHLEGHALSPRLADAELAFPYLLLLVSGGHCQILSVEGVGQYRRLATTIDDALGEAFDKTAKILGLGYPGGPAVEKLAREGDAAAVPLPRPLKGSGEPHFSFAGLKSAVLRAVESGDHKPADIAASFQQAAVDCLIDRLEKAIAGSPAMPSLVVAGGVAANMTIRSALEALAQKHTMRFVAPPLALCTDNAAMIAWAGCERLPLNESAPLDFKARPRWPLDPDAEAARGAGVKA